In the Desulfitobacterium hafniense DCB-2 genome, TATAAAGTGTTGAAAGAACTAACTCAGAAGATTGCGGGAATCGTAAAGGAAGAGTTAGCACAAAAAGGTATGGAACTTTATGACATCAAATTTGAGTTCGGCAGAATCGGTGATGATAAGCAAATTGCTTTAATCGATGAGATTTCCGGAGGAAATATGCGGGCCTATAAAGACGGACGCCGGGTAGAGCCTCTGGAATTAGAAGAATTAATGCGCTAAGAATAATTTAAAGGAGAGGACAGTCCTTTGCGAATAGGTGTAGACATCGACGGGGTAGTTTCCGACAGCTATAAAGCTTGGCTCGGAAAGCTGAACCGGCACTTTGGGACCAATATCTTAGAACTGAAAAATTATGATATGCATTTGGATTTTGGTGTGTCTTGGGAGGAAATGGGGAAGTACTTCGAAGATAATGTGGCCACCTTGTTCGATATTCCCGACCCGGTAGCCGGGGCTAAGGAAGGCATTGAAAGGCTCCTCCGCCAGGGTCATGAAGTGGTCTATGTTACCGCCCGATCCCTGGATGAGGAAGTCCATACTCTTCGTTGGCTGAAAAAGCACAAGATACCCCATGAACAGATCCTCTTTACAGGCTTCCAAAGCAAAGTGGATTATGTACTGCAATGGCAGCTGGAGATATTCCTCGAGGATTTTCTGGGGAATGCCCAGGCAATCTCTGAAGCAGGAGTACCTGTGCTTCTCTTGGACGCCAGCTATAACCAAGGAGAACTGTCCTCAGGAATTATCCGTTGCCAGGATTGGCAGGAAATAGTGAGGGAGATCGGAAGAAGAGCACCTTATTCGAGATCTGTCACTATGTAAAAAGGAATGGCCTCTATATGGGGCCATTCCTTAGTTTTTCGAACCTGTCAGCCAATCCTATCTTCTCCAATCTGCGGCTTATGCCTTTTATCAATAACATGCTGTATAGTCATCAACGGATGATGGAGGATCATTCGGGGGCCTGCGTAACGCATAACAGTGCGAATCCTTTCCCGCATATCCTTTTTATAACAATGTACGGTGCAATCACCGCAGACCGGCTTATCTTCTCCAAACCTGCAATGCTCTGCCCGCTTCTGGGAATAAGTCAAGAGTTCCTGGCATTCTGCACACAGGTCGCCAATGGGCTTATGGTTGTCTTTACAATAGAGCATGATCATAACCTTGACGGTCTTCTTTTCCCGTTCTGCACGAGTGGCCTGAGCCATGTTACCCCTCCTTCACCAGTGAAGGTCTTATCTATCAGCTTTTAATTTATAGTATACCATAGTAAGCCCAGACTACGAAAAGTTTGCTCTGATTTGCGGCGGAGGCAATGTAAGAAAGCCCTGAAATACAGCAAATACTGTGATTCAAGGCTAAGGAATCTAAAACAATCTCAACCCAATAGAATAGTCATAGAGTTGGCCTATCGGCCTACTTGTTCAGCACACTAAACTTTGCCCCACCTTATAGATATCCCCTGCACCCAGGGTCAGAACCAGATCCCCGGGGGAAAGGGTCTGGGCAAGATAAGTTTGAATTTCTTCAAGGGAGTGGATATAACGGGCATTGACTCCCTGCTGGCTGATTAAATCCGCCAGAGAGGAAGCTGAAATGGTATTGAGATTTGTTTCCCGGGCGGAAGCGAAAATTTCGGCGATGACCACTTCATCAGCAGCCTGGAAGGATTGGGAGAACTCTTGGAGGAGCTTTTCTGTGCGGCTAAAGGTATGGGGCTGGAATACGGCCCGAATACGGCGGTCAGGGAAGGAGAGTCTTGCACCTTCAAGGGTTGAGCGGATTTCCGTGGGATGGTGAGCATAGTCATCGACGATAAGGGCTCCGGCATTCTGTCCAATATGTTCGAAGCGGCGTTTGGTGCCATTAAAATGGCTTAATGACTCCAGTACTTTTTCCGTAGGAACGCCGATTTCCAAACACAGGGCGATGCTCGCCAAGGCATTGAGAATATTATGCTTGCCACTGACATGGAGATGGAATTCTCCCAGTACAGTTCCATGAGCGACGATGGTCATAGTGCTTCCTTCATCATGGAACTGAATATTGGTAGCATAGACATCGGCTTCCTCATTCAACCCGAAGGTTATGATCGGTGATTGAGCTTGAATGGCTTTTCTTTGAGGGTCTTCATGCCAGATGAAAATCCTGCCGTGGGGTGGTATCTTCTGGGCGATTTCCGAAAAAGCACACACCACATCATCTAAATCCTTGAAATAATCCGGATGATCAAACTCGATATTCGTAATAATCAAGTATTCTGGAGAATAATTCAGAAAATGACGACGGTATTCACAGGATTCGGCCAGAAAGAAATCGCCTTGACCAGAATAGGCATTTCCGCCGATGCTGGGAACATCACTGCCCACCACAATGGTAGGGTCAATTCCCGATTGAAGGAGAGCCAGCCCAATCATGGCTGTGGTAGTCGTTTTACCATGGGTACCGGCGACGGCAATACCCCGTTTTTTGGACATGAGCCTGCCCAAGAATTGTGGATAGGAATAGACAGGAATATTTAATTCCCGCGCCCGGGCGATTTCTTCATGATTTTCACCATAAGCAGCTGAGGCTACAACAATATCAGCCTTTTCAACATTGGCAGCGGAAAAGTTAAGAACAGGAATATGAGCACGCTCCAGAACCGCATCAGTAAAGAAGCGCTCCGGAACATCTGAGCCCGTAATATGGGCTCCTTCAATATGAGCGGTAACTTGAGCCAAAGCACTCATTCCTGTTCCTTTGATTCCAACAAAATGAATATGTAACGGCAAGATGCATCTTCCCTTTCAGTTTCGAACTCTACACTCCATTATACCCAATAGTGAGGTAAAATGTATCATTTTATACTCGGAAATTTTTAGGCGGTTATGGATGAATTGAGAAGGCGTTCAACCCCTAAAGTGGCTTATACTGGGCTTCACAAGCATTTCGCGGAAGAATACAAACCGCTCGCATAAAAATTCAGACAATTCGGAGAGAATTATAGAGGAAAATG is a window encoding:
- a CDS encoding 5' nucleotidase, NT5C type — protein: MRIGVDIDGVVSDSYKAWLGKLNRHFGTNILELKNYDMHLDFGVSWEEMGKYFEDNVATLFDIPDPVAGAKEGIERLLRQGHEVVYVTARSLDEEVHTLRWLKKHKIPHEQILFTGFQSKVDYVLQWQLEIFLEDFLGNAQAISEAGVPVLLLDASYNQGELSSGIIRCQDWQEIVREIGRRAPYSRSVTM
- a CDS encoding nitrous oxide-stimulated promoter family protein — protein: MAQATRAEREKKTVKVMIMLYCKDNHKPIGDLCAECQELLTYSQKRAEHCRFGEDKPVCGDCTVHCYKKDMRERIRTVMRYAGPRMILHHPLMTIQHVIDKRHKPQIGEDRIG
- the murC gene encoding UDP-N-acetylmuramate--L-alanine ligase, with protein sequence MPLHIHFVGIKGTGMSALAQVTAHIEGAHITGSDVPERFFTDAVLERAHIPVLNFSAANVEKADIVVASAAYGENHEEIARARELNIPVYSYPQFLGRLMSKKRGIAVAGTHGKTTTTAMIGLALLQSGIDPTIVVGSDVPSIGGNAYSGQGDFFLAESCEYRRHFLNYSPEYLIITNIEFDHPDYFKDLDDVVCAFSEIAQKIPPHGRIFIWHEDPQRKAIQAQSPIITFGLNEEADVYATNIQFHDEGSTMTIVAHGTVLGEFHLHVSGKHNILNALASIALCLEIGVPTEKVLESLSHFNGTKRRFEHIGQNAGALIVDDYAHHPTEIRSTLEGARLSFPDRRIRAVFQPHTFSRTEKLLQEFSQSFQAADEVVIAEIFASARETNLNTISASSLADLISQQGVNARYIHSLEEIQTYLAQTLSPGDLVLTLGAGDIYKVGQSLVC